One Oryza glaberrima chromosome 11, OglaRS2, whole genome shotgun sequence genomic region harbors:
- the LOC127754252 gene encoding sodium/hydrogen exchanger 1-like: MELGLGVGMGLGDPPADYGSIAAVGMFVALICVCIVVGHLLEESRWMNESITALIIGLGTGGVILMVSSWKHSRILVFSEDLFFIYLLPPIIFNAGFQVKKKQFFRNFMTITLFGAIGTLISFSVISLGSLGLISRLNIGSLDLGDYLALGAIFSATDSVCTLQVLNQDETPFLYSLVFGEGVVNDATSVVLFNAMQNFDLANFGSVKFLQFIGNFLYLFATSTFLGVAAGLLSAYIIKKLYFGRHSTDREVSIMMLMAYLSYMLAELLDLSGILTVFFCGIVMSHYTWHNVTESSRVTTKHAFATLSFIAETFLFLYVGMDALDMEKWKIVGETYSPMKSIALSATILFLVLVARAAFVFPLSFLANLTKKTEEGKISIKQQVIIWWAGLMRGAVSIALAYNKFTRSGHTQLPSNAIMITSTITVVLFSTMVFGLLTKPLIRLLVPARHLNREPSALSDPPSPKSFLDPLILNGSDADLEIGVGIRRPTSLRLLLASPTRSVHHYWRKFDNAFMRPVFGGRGFVPFVPGSPTERSVPLLQGTEN, from the exons ATGGAGCTCGGGTTGGGGGTGGGGATGGGGCTGGGCGACCCGCCTGCGGACTACGGCTCGATCGCGGCGGTGGGGATGTTCGTGGCGCTCATCTGCGTCTGCATCGTCGTCGGCCACCTCCTCGAGGAGAGCCGATGGATGAACGAGTCCATCACCGCGCTAATCATC GGGCTGGGTACTGGAGGAGTGATTTTGATGGTGTCGAGCTGGAAGCACTCGCGCATACTGGTGTTCAGCGAGGATCTCTTCTTCATTTACCTGCTCCCGCCGATCATATTCAATGCGGG GTTCCAAGTTAAGAAGAAGCAATTTTTCCGCAACTTCATGACTATTACGTTGTTTGGTGCAATTGGGACCCTAATATCTTTCAGTGTAATTTCCCTCG GTTCTCTTGGACTAATATCAAGGCTGAACATAGGTTCCCTTGATCTTGGAGATTATCTTG CACTTGGGGCAATATTCTCGGCAACGGACTCTGTATGCACCTTGCAGGTGTTGAACCAAGATGAAACACCCTTCTTGTACAGCTTGGTTTTTGGGGAAGGTGTTGTTAATGATGCAACATCAGTAGTGCTATTCAACGCAATGCAGAACTTTGATCTCGCAAATTTCGGCAGTGTTAAATTCTTGCAATTCATTGGCAATTTCCTTTATCTGTTTGCCACGAGCACCTTTCTTGGAGTGGCT GCTGGACTTCTCAGTGCTTATATCATAAAAAAACTGTACTTTGGCAG GCATTCCACTGATCGTGAAGTTTCTATTATGATGCTCATGGCTTACTTATCTTACATGCTGGCTGAA TTGCTTGATTTGAGTGGTATTCTCACAGTGTTCTTCTGTGGTATTGTAATGTCGCACTATACCTGGCATAATGTAACAGAGAGTTCCAGGGTCACAACCAA GCACGCCTTCGCCACATTGTCATTTATCGCCGAGACATTTCTATTTCTCTATGTTGGTATGGATGCATTGGATATGGAGAAGTGGAAGATTGTTGGTGAAACATACAG CCCAATGAAATCTATTGCTTTGAGCGCCACTATTTTGTTCTTAGTGCTGGTCGCAAGAGCTGCTTTTGTTTTCCCACTATCGTTTTTGGCAAATTTGACCAAAAAAACTGAAGAGGGAAAGATCTCTATTAAGCAGCAA GTTATTATTTGGTGGGCGGGTCTGATGAGAGGTGCTGTGTCCATTGCATTGGCTTACAATAAG TTCACAAGGTCAGGCCATACTCAGCTCCCTAGCAATGCTATCATGATAACTAGTACAATCACTGTTGTTCTTTTCAGCACAATg GTCTTTGGGCTGCTGACTAAGCCATTGATCAGACTCCTGGTTCCAGCAAGACACCTCAACCGGGAACCGAGTGCGCTTTCTGATCCACCTAGCCCGAAATCCTTCCTTGATCCACTGATCCTGAACGGTTCCGATGCCGATCTTGAGATTGGTGTGGGCATTCGCCGACCGACAAGCCTCCGACTTCTCCTAGCAAGCCCGACGCGGTCGGTCCACCATTACTGGCGCAAGTTCGACAACGCCTTCATGAGGCCGGTGTTTGGGGGCAGAGGATTCGTCCCCTTCGTCCCCGGCTCGCCAACTGAAAGGAGTGTGCCCTTACTCCAGGGAACTGAGAACTAG
- the LOC127755354 gene encoding kinesin-like protein KIN-14O — translation MEEAAMEGHVIVPLEKLSLELNNSGIMLNHDKDISALQEEISALRSRQRHLDHRRQEALDKLIDLKGSIRVFCRVRPSISTNNNFMTKSPVTVENEKIVVRAVGIKKEFSVDRVFDQESTQEDVFQEVKPILRSALDGHNVCILAYGQTGTGKTYTMEGNNGKLGIVPRAIQELFSHASQDSSSTYSFSISMLEVYMGTVRDLLTPRQPLFRSTECNTSSIISILATKSGAVEVEGLTDVAIQDLKKANQWYCRGRRARSTSWTNVNDVSSRSHCLTRITIKRSSGGATEECSKLWLVDLGGSERLLKTGASGLTMDEGKAINLSLSALGDVIAALRRKRSHVPYRNSKLTQILSDSLGDGSKVLMVVHISPSDDDIGETVCSLSFAKRARSIESSKELSEDIKKLKQKRIAELDKEIYDAEQELKDLNEQIKRAETSLEERKKLSSSVCQALSDEKGSPRSTLVVVGHIDSAESPQAIEKTKSRASHGSVPHFMSPTVCSRQRHSSASHSATKTRLTKSVNRYPAAELSGSHSFSYSSCKNAAKARSVAFSSSMPKIKCLPLKSDQINMSNNSIDSTAASAPRRRESFISRPAQRAPLHQHRRRMSSLT, via the exons aTGGAGGAGGCAGCAATGGAGGGACATGTTATTGTTCCACTGGAAAAGTTGAGCTTGGAGCTCAACAATAGTGGAATCATGCTCAACCATGACAAGGACATTTCAGCTCTCCAAG AGGAGATTTCAGCTCTAAGATCAAGGCAGAGACATCTTGACCACAGAAGACAGGAGGCACTGGACAAGCTCATAGACCTGAAAG GAAGTATCAGGGTTTTCTGCCGGGTCCGGCCATCGATTTCGACCAACAACAACTTCATGACCAAATCGCCGGTTACCGTCGAAAACGAGAAGATCGTGGTTCGAGCAGTGGGGATCAAGAAAGAGTTCAGTGTTGACAGGGTGTTTGATCAGGAGTCAACGCAAG AGGATGTTTTCCAAGAAGTGAAGCCAATTCTCAGATCTGCACTTGATGGGCACAATGTCTGTATTCTTGCTTATGGTCAAACTGGGACAGGAAAGACCTACACAATG GAAGGAAATAATGGTAAGCTCGGTATCGTCCCCCGAGCGATTCAAGAACTGTTTTCTCATGCTTCTCAAGATAGTTCATCCACATATTCCTTCTCCATAAGCATGCTTGAGGTCTACATGGGGACTGTCAGGGACTTATTGACACCAAGGCAGCCTCTCTTCAGGTCCACAGAGTGCAACACATCGTC AATCATCAGCATACTAGCAACTAAAAGTGGAGCTGTAGAAGTTGAGGGTCTAACAGATGTTGCAATTCAAGACCTCAAGAAGGCCAACCAGTGGTACTGCAGAGGACGGCGTGCACGGTCGACGTCTTGGACAAATGTTAACGATGTTTCGAGTCGATCGCACTG CTTGACAAGAATTACCATAAAGAGAAGTAGTGGAGGTGCCACTGAAGAATGCAGCAAGCTATGGCTCGTTGATCTTGGTGGAAGCGAGCGGCTGCTGAAGACCGGTGCATCTGGGTTGACAATGGATGAGGGTAAGGCCATAAACCTCTCTCTGTCAGCCCTCGGTGATGTCATCGCGGCACTTAGGCGAAAGAGAAGTCATGTTCCTTACAG AAACAGTAAGCTTACCCAGATTCTCAGTGATTCGCTCG GTGATGGGTCAAAGGTTCTGATGGTAGTACATATCAGCCCTTCTGATGATGATATTGGTGAAACAGTCTGTTCACTGAGCTTTGCGAAAAGAGCCCGGTCAATCGAGTCCAGCAAAGAACTTTCAGAA GACATAAAGAAGCTGAAGCAGAAGCGGATCGCAGAGCTTGACAAGGAAATATACGATGCCGAGCAAGAGCTCAAGGATCTCAATGAACAGATAAAGAGAGCTGAAACCTCActtgaagagaggaagaagctcTCTTCATCTGTCTGTCAGGCTCTCAGTGATGAGAAGGGGTCACCAAGAAGCACTCTAGTGGTAGTAGGCCACATTGATTCTGCAGAGAGCCCCCAAGCAATTGAGAAAACAAAGAGCAGAGCATCCCATGGATCAGTTCCTCACTTCATGTCCCCAACAGTTTGCAGCAGGCAAAGACATAGTTCAGCAAGCCACTCTGCTACTAAAACAAGGCTGACAAAATCAGTGAACAGGTATCCTGCAGCTGAGCTCAGTGGGAGCCATTCCTTCAGCTACTCAAGCTGCAAGAATGCAGCCAAGGCTAGGTCAGTGGCATTCTCATCTAGCATGCCCAAGATAAAGTGTTTGCCACTCAAGTCTGATCAGATCAACATGAGCAACAACAGCATCGATTCGACGGCGGCGTCAGCGCCTCGAAGGAGGGAGAGCTTCATTTCTAGACCAGCTCAGAGAGCTCCCTTGCATCAGCACAGGAGAAGGATGTCTAGCCTGACATAA